From Dethiosulfovibrio peptidovorans, the proteins below share one genomic window:
- the speD gene encoding adenosylmethionine decarboxylase, which yields MTEDRIKLYGFNNLTKSLCFNLYDICYAQSMVERREYIKYIDDEYSADRVTAILSDVAEIIGATILNVAKQDYEPQGASVTMLIAEEPVPPELRGSESEREQPMPGPLPGTVLGHLDKSHITVHTYPEQHPDNGISTFRADIDVSTCGRISPLRALNYLIHRFNPDIACIDYRVRGFTRDVDGNKYFIDHDINSIQDFIARDTRDRYTMYDVNVYQENLFCTRMTLRDFDLDDYLFHVNAEDIRPSKRRIITDKIKTEMSEIFSGRNLKVFR from the coding sequence ATGACGGAAGACCGGATCAAACTGTACGGTTTCAATAATCTTACCAAAAGCCTGTGTTTCAACCTCTACGATATCTGCTATGCTCAAAGCATGGTAGAACGTCGGGAGTACATCAAATACATCGATGATGAGTACTCGGCCGATCGGGTCACTGCCATCCTCAGCGATGTGGCGGAAATTATAGGAGCTACTATCCTCAATGTGGCGAAGCAGGACTATGAACCACAGGGGGCGAGCGTTACCATGCTGATCGCTGAGGAGCCAGTTCCTCCAGAGCTTCGAGGAAGTGAGTCGGAGCGGGAACAACCGATGCCTGGCCCTCTGCCGGGCACGGTTCTGGGTCACCTGGATAAAAGCCATATCACAGTGCATACCTATCCAGAGCAACATCCCGACAACGGCATCAGCACCTTTCGAGCTGACATCGACGTGTCCACCTGTGGGCGTATATCCCCTCTTCGGGCACTCAACTACCTGATCCATCGCTTCAACCCAGATATTGCCTGCATCGATTACCGGGTGCGGGGGTTCACCCGGGATGTGGATGGGAACAAATACTTTATCGACCACGACATCAACTCCATACAGGACTTCATAGCGAGAGACACCAGGGATCGATATACTATGTACGACGTGAACGTATATCAGGAAAATCTCTTCTGCACGAGGATGACCCTACGGGACTTTGATCTCGACGATTATCTGTTTCACGTGAACGCCGAGGATATCCGACCGTCAAAACGCAGGATAATCACCGATAAGATCAAGACCGAGATGTCGGAGATATTTTCCGGTCGCAACCTGAAGGTCTTTCGGTGA
- the selB gene encoding selenocysteine-specific translation elongation factor: MNQEIALVIGTAGHIDHGKTSLVKALTGHDCDRLSEERKRGITIELGFAPLMLPSQRVVSVVDVPGHERFIRQMVAGASGLDAVILVVAADEGVMPQTREHLDIIKLLGVHEGFVVLTKSDLVDDEMLELATADVEDLVSGTFLEGCPMIPASSTTGRGVDDILRELEKLVDRVVPRERAGAFFMPVDRAFPVAGFGTVVTGTAYRGALDQGANVEILPSGLNSRVRSVQVHGSSVDEAQAGQRVAMSLSALSVDQLSRGDVVCASGVFRSSTCLDVSLSLLPHAPEPVKHWQRLRVHVGTSDILARVAFLDRKELEPGDVSPAQLVLEEPVVVTVTQRFVIRFYSPLRTIGGGEVLAPYGRKARGSQARVQAVRRLKRLASVRSRSERVEALLAFWGRMTLDDLIVQAQETRKGLVALLSENSAISVLPVGNGVALSADEIQRLSGEIVGFVQTYHEEHPRQDGPPPDIVVNHLFPEGDRKLGRACLDRMVQRGELVSREGVLALPDFEPRDDQALQIALDALLVLCDETGFQPPLLADCPALLNMVPNDFSKLLSEARNMGLVSVVDGTFLLSSSVEARLMEVLRSVEGGITIASVRDITGSSRKFVLPLLEYLDGKGLTRRVGDRRIILGGTA, from the coding sequence GTGAATCAGGAAATCGCTTTGGTCATCGGTACGGCCGGTCACATCGATCACGGGAAAACCTCCTTGGTCAAGGCCCTGACCGGTCACGATTGCGACAGGCTTTCGGAAGAGCGCAAACGGGGAATCACCATCGAGCTGGGCTTTGCTCCCTTAATGCTTCCGAGTCAGCGAGTCGTCAGCGTCGTGGACGTTCCTGGGCACGAGCGATTCATCCGTCAGATGGTTGCCGGTGCGTCAGGCCTTGACGCTGTAATCCTCGTGGTGGCTGCTGACGAAGGAGTCATGCCTCAGACCAGGGAACACCTGGATATCATCAAGCTCTTGGGGGTTCATGAGGGGTTCGTCGTCCTCACGAAATCGGACCTGGTGGATGACGAGATGTTGGAACTGGCAACGGCCGACGTCGAGGACCTGGTCTCTGGAACCTTTTTGGAGGGATGTCCCATGATCCCGGCGTCGTCGACCACCGGGCGGGGTGTGGACGATATTCTGAGAGAGTTGGAGAAGCTGGTCGACAGGGTCGTCCCTCGAGAACGAGCAGGGGCTTTCTTTATGCCCGTGGATCGGGCATTCCCCGTGGCGGGGTTTGGGACAGTGGTGACTGGCACGGCCTACAGGGGAGCGCTGGATCAGGGGGCCAACGTGGAGATTCTTCCGTCGGGACTCAACAGCAGGGTGCGTAGCGTCCAGGTCCACGGTTCGTCCGTGGACGAGGCTCAAGCGGGGCAGCGAGTGGCGATGAGCCTGAGTGCCCTGTCGGTGGACCAGCTGAGTCGGGGTGACGTCGTCTGTGCTTCCGGAGTCTTTCGCTCCTCGACCTGTCTGGACGTTTCCCTTTCCCTGTTGCCTCACGCTCCAGAACCAGTAAAGCACTGGCAGAGACTTCGGGTTCACGTGGGAACGTCGGATATCCTCGCTCGAGTGGCCTTTTTGGACCGAAAAGAGCTTGAGCCCGGAGATGTGTCACCGGCCCAATTGGTCCTGGAGGAACCTGTGGTAGTTACAGTGACTCAGAGATTTGTGATTCGCTTCTACAGTCCCCTTCGAACCATCGGAGGTGGAGAGGTCCTTGCTCCCTATGGTCGAAAAGCCAGAGGCTCTCAGGCCCGAGTTCAGGCTGTACGTCGGCTCAAGCGTCTCGCGTCGGTTCGTTCCAGATCCGAGAGGGTTGAGGCCTTGCTTGCCTTTTGGGGGCGGATGACACTGGACGATCTTATCGTACAGGCTCAGGAAACCCGTAAGGGGTTGGTCGCTCTCCTGTCCGAAAACTCCGCTATCTCTGTTTTGCCTGTGGGGAACGGTGTTGCCTTGTCGGCCGATGAGATTCAGCGCCTCAGTGGAGAAATCGTCGGTTTCGTTCAAACCTACCACGAAGAACATCCCCGTCAGGATGGTCCCCCCCCTGATATAGTGGTCAACCACCTTTTCCCTGAGGGGGATCGCAAGTTGGGGCGGGCCTGTCTGGACAGGATGGTTCAGAGAGGTGAGCTGGTGTCTCGGGAAGGTGTTTTGGCTCTGCCGGATTTTGAGCCCAGGGACGATCAAGCGCTTCAGATCGCTCTGGACGCTCTTCTGGTCCTCTGTGATGAGACAGGGTTTCAACCGCCTCTCCTGGCTGACTGCCCAGCACTCCTGAACATGGTCCCCAACGATTTCTCTAAATTGCTCAGTGAGGCGAGGAACATGGGACTCGTTTCGGTCGTGGACGGGACATTTCTTCTCTCTTCGTCCGTTGAGGCTCGTCTCATGGAGGTTTTGCGATCGGTTGAGGGGGGCATCACCATAGCTTCGGTGCGTGATATTACAGGAAGCAGCCGAAAATTCGTTCTCCCTCTTCTGGAATATCTGGATGGCAAGGGATTGACACGCCGGGTTGGCGATCGACGAATTATCCTGGGGGGGACTGCTTGA
- a CDS encoding UDP-N-acetylenolpyruvoylglucosamine reductase has product MKKVVERLRGMGVPVALNEPLKKHCTWKIGGPADMYLRPTSVQEVARATAFLDEAQVPWMVVGQGSNLLFDDLGFRGAVLEMRSGLSGIEFDGDRVTVGAGTWMPCLARATACAGLSGLEHAVGIPGAVGGVVVMNGGSLRHSLGDVVEWVRFVRGGDVFQIPRDECGFGYRRSVFQNGRDIVVAAGLRLTCRDRREVRREMLDDLRVRRGKFPLKYPNCGSVFSNDPVIHSKWGPPGKVVESCGLKGLRLGNAMVSHKHANFILNLGGATSSDVIGLVQAIRRVVAQVTGDFIPCEVRYVRPEGYVLPLDRIF; this is encoded by the coding sequence ATGAAGAAGGTCGTGGAGCGCCTCAGGGGGATGGGGGTGCCCGTCGCCCTGAATGAACCTCTGAAAAAACACTGTACGTGGAAAATCGGTGGCCCCGCCGACATGTACCTCCGACCGACCTCGGTCCAAGAAGTGGCCCGAGCGACGGCTTTTCTGGATGAAGCTCAAGTACCCTGGATGGTGGTTGGACAGGGGTCTAACCTCCTGTTCGATGACCTGGGGTTTCGAGGGGCAGTGCTGGAGATGCGGTCCGGTCTGTCGGGGATCGAATTTGACGGGGATAGGGTGACCGTCGGAGCAGGGACATGGATGCCCTGTCTCGCCCGAGCCACCGCATGTGCTGGATTGTCGGGGTTGGAGCATGCTGTGGGCATTCCCGGAGCTGTCGGAGGGGTGGTGGTGATGAACGGCGGCAGCCTTCGTCACTCGTTGGGCGACGTCGTTGAGTGGGTTCGCTTTGTTCGAGGTGGGGATGTTTTTCAGATACCCCGTGATGAATGCGGGTTTGGGTATCGTCGCTCTGTCTTTCAGAATGGTCGGGATATCGTGGTTGCGGCAGGGCTCCGGTTGACCTGTCGAGATCGTCGTGAGGTTCGCCGGGAGATGCTGGATGATCTTCGAGTACGTCGAGGAAAGTTCCCCTTGAAATATCCCAACTGTGGCTCGGTCTTCAGCAACGATCCAGTCATCCATAGCAAGTGGGGGCCGCCGGGAAAGGTCGTCGAGAGCTGTGGCCTGAAGGGGCTTCGATTGGGGAATGCCATGGTGAGCCACAAGCACGCTAATTTCATCCTCAACCTGGGAGGAGCGACCTCCTCTGACGTAATCGGATTAGTTCAAGCGATTCGAAGGGTTGTGGCCCAGGTTACAGGGGATTTTATTCCTTGTGAGGTCCGCTACGTTCGGCCTGAGGGCTATGTGCTTCCTCTAGACCGGATTTTCTGA
- a CDS encoding L-seryl-tRNA(Sec) selenium transferase produces MNERTQVLLRSLPAMEIMLSDPRNVSHLKSVNRDLLKNMCSSVLDEFRRSILEGERISFDEDELFGELDRRILAVARPSLVPVVNGTGVVVHTNLGRSCLAPEAASVVDLVSRRYDTLEYDLEAGERGHRNSHVEGLLCCLTGAEAAVVVNNNAGAVLLCLAALGSGKSAMVSRGELVEIGGSFRIPDIMAFSGVRLVEVGATNRTHLRDYERALEYDTSMVMKVHPSNFRILGFHSEVSREELARLSHERDLIFMEDLGSGILVDLEPLGLAGEPTVAQCLEAGVDLVTFSGDKLLGGPQIGGIVGRKALVDRIRTHPLLRALRCDKMTLAAFEATLRIYLRGEWRKIPTLDMLARSPEAIRERCDRLAAALASVVASDGQVSVTEVQDAVGGGAFPATDMLGYAVAVRVGSCSAGRLQERLRACATPVIAGARDDTLLIHGRTLLADDDERVVRAFTLLVEEGWS; encoded by the coding sequence ATGAACGAACGTACACAGGTCCTCCTTCGGTCTCTTCCAGCTATGGAGATCATGCTCAGCGACCCACGCAATGTATCACATCTGAAAAGCGTGAATCGGGATCTTTTGAAGAATATGTGCTCCTCGGTTTTGGACGAGTTCCGACGGTCCATTTTGGAGGGAGAGAGGATATCCTTTGACGAGGACGAGCTGTTTGGTGAATTGGATCGTCGAATTCTCGCCGTTGCCCGACCGAGCCTTGTCCCTGTGGTGAACGGCACCGGGGTTGTCGTGCATACCAACCTGGGCCGCTCCTGTCTGGCTCCTGAGGCAGCCTCCGTAGTCGATCTGGTTTCCCGTCGCTACGACACCCTGGAATACGATCTGGAGGCTGGGGAGAGGGGCCATCGAAACTCGCATGTGGAGGGGCTTCTGTGCTGCCTGACCGGGGCCGAGGCCGCTGTGGTGGTGAACAACAACGCCGGGGCTGTGCTCCTGTGCCTTGCGGCTCTGGGAAGTGGCAAATCGGCGATGGTCTCTCGGGGAGAGTTGGTTGAGATCGGAGGCTCGTTCAGGATCCCCGATATCATGGCTTTTTCCGGGGTCAGGCTTGTGGAGGTGGGAGCTACCAACAGAACTCATCTCAGGGATTACGAGAGGGCGCTGGAGTATGACACTTCCATGGTCATGAAGGTTCACCCCTCCAACTTCAGGATCCTGGGATTTCACTCGGAGGTCTCCCGTGAGGAGCTGGCTCGCCTGTCGCATGAGAGAGATCTGATATTCATGGAAGACCTTGGAAGCGGCATCCTGGTGGACCTGGAGCCCTTGGGTCTGGCGGGAGAACCTACGGTGGCGCAGTGCCTGGAGGCCGGGGTGGATCTGGTCACCTTCTCCGGTGATAAGCTTCTGGGTGGCCCTCAGATCGGCGGTATTGTCGGGAGGAAGGCCCTCGTGGATCGTATTCGAACCCACCCCCTTCTCCGAGCTCTTCGATGTGACAAGATGACCTTGGCCGCTTTCGAGGCGACACTGCGCATCTATCTTCGGGGCGAATGGCGAAAGATCCCCACGTTGGATATGCTGGCCAGATCTCCCGAGGCAATTCGGGAGCGGTGTGACCGTTTGGCCGCCGCCTTGGCCTCGGTGGTTGCTTCCGATGGACAGGTCTCGGTGACGGAGGTGCAGGATGCCGTCGGTGGCGGAGCCTTCCCTGCCACGGATATGCTCGGGTACGCCGTGGCCGTTCGTGTAGGCTCCTGCAGTGCAGGTCGCCTTCAGGAACGGCTGAGGGCGTGTGCTACCCCAGTGATCGCCGGAGCCAGGGACGATACCCTTTTAATCCATGGTCGCACCCTTCTGGCTGACGACGATGAGCGGGTGGTTCGAGCCTTTACTTTATTAGTGGAGGAGGGGTGGTCGTGA
- a CDS encoding elongation factor 4, translated as MDPKRIRNFSIIAHIDHGKSTIADRMLEMTGTIDKRNMKEQVLDNLELERERGITIKSVPVRMDYVASDGESYVLNLIDTPGHVDFSYEVSRSLAACEGALLVVDAAQGVEAQTLANAYKAIDQDLEIVPVINKIDLPSARPDEIRQEIEDVVGLDASEVVLASAKNGVGINEALDRVVRDVPPPQGETDAPLRALIFDSVYDNYRGVICYIRVVDGRISSGDDVVFMATGRRYTVEEVGVFKPGFTPADSLSVGEVGYLTASIKSLEEARVGDTVTLGGRPAEAPLPGYQSVKPVVYCGFYPVDRDEYPQLREALEKLKLNDASIDFEPETSTALGFGFRCGFLGLLHMDITRERLQREFDVQLVATAPNVVYRVLSRRDEEIEAHRPSDFPDMGAVASVSEPVIRLTVYVPSEYVGKVMQLCQEKRGTFISIDYLTPDRARAVYDVPLAEFIVDFYDQLQSQTRGYASLDYDHVGFRESDLVKVDVLINHEPVDAFSFICHQDDAYHRGQQAVKKLKELIPRQLFEVPLQASVGKKVIVRSNVKALRKDVLAKCYGGDITRKRKLLEKQKKGKEKMKLIGKVSIPPDAFMSFLNVDGDRS; from the coding sequence ATGGATCCCAAAAGGATACGAAATTTTTCCATCATCGCTCATATCGACCACGGAAAATCCACCATCGCTGATCGGATGTTGGAGATGACCGGGACCATCGATAAGAGAAATATGAAAGAGCAGGTGCTCGATAATCTGGAGCTGGAACGGGAGCGAGGGATCACGATCAAGTCGGTTCCCGTTCGTATGGACTACGTGGCCTCCGATGGTGAGTCCTATGTTTTGAACCTGATCGATACCCCGGGACACGTGGACTTCAGTTATGAGGTCTCCCGGTCTTTAGCGGCCTGTGAGGGGGCCTTGCTGGTTGTGGACGCAGCTCAGGGTGTGGAGGCTCAGACCCTGGCCAACGCTTACAAAGCCATCGATCAGGATCTTGAGATCGTTCCGGTGATCAACAAGATCGATCTTCCCTCAGCTCGGCCGGACGAGATCCGTCAAGAAATTGAGGACGTGGTGGGACTGGACGCTTCCGAGGTGGTCTTAGCCAGTGCTAAGAACGGTGTAGGGATCAACGAGGCCCTGGATCGGGTGGTACGGGATGTGCCGCCCCCCCAGGGGGAAACGGACGCTCCTCTGCGGGCCTTGATCTTCGACTCGGTGTACGATAACTATCGTGGCGTTATCTGCTATATCCGGGTGGTGGATGGTCGAATCAGCTCTGGTGACGATGTGGTCTTCATGGCCACGGGCCGTCGCTACACAGTTGAGGAGGTGGGGGTGTTTAAGCCGGGGTTCACTCCGGCGGACTCCCTGTCCGTGGGGGAGGTCGGCTACCTCACGGCCAGTATCAAATCCTTGGAAGAAGCCCGGGTTGGCGACACGGTGACCCTTGGCGGTCGCCCTGCCGAAGCGCCTCTGCCCGGGTATCAGTCGGTGAAGCCCGTCGTGTACTGCGGGTTCTATCCGGTGGATCGGGATGAGTATCCTCAGCTTCGGGAAGCGCTGGAAAAACTCAAGCTGAACGACGCATCCATCGATTTTGAGCCAGAGACATCCACAGCTTTGGGTTTTGGTTTCCGATGCGGTTTCCTGGGGCTTCTCCACATGGACATCACCAGGGAACGACTTCAGAGGGAATTCGATGTCCAGCTGGTGGCCACGGCTCCCAACGTGGTGTATCGAGTGCTGAGTCGGAGGGACGAGGAGATCGAGGCTCACAGACCGTCGGACTTCCCCGATATGGGGGCCGTTGCGTCCGTGTCGGAGCCCGTGATACGTCTCACTGTCTATGTTCCGTCCGAGTACGTGGGTAAGGTCATGCAGCTGTGTCAGGAGAAGCGGGGGACCTTTATCTCGATTGATTATCTCACCCCCGATCGGGCTCGGGCTGTCTACGACGTGCCTCTGGCCGAGTTTATAGTGGACTTCTACGACCAGCTTCAGTCTCAGACCAGAGGGTATGCCTCCCTGGATTACGATCATGTCGGATTTAGGGAATCCGACCTGGTCAAGGTCGATGTGCTGATCAATCACGAACCGGTGGATGCCTTCTCGTTTATATGTCACCAGGATGACGCCTACCATAGGGGACAGCAGGCGGTGAAAAAACTTAAGGAGCTCATCCCTCGTCAATTGTTTGAGGTGCCGCTCCAGGCGTCGGTTGGCAAGAAGGTGATCGTGAGATCGAACGTGAAAGCCTTACGGAAGGACGTGCTGGCCAAGTGTTACGGTGGTGATATCACCAGAAAGCGAAAGCTTCTGGAAAAACAGAAGAAAGGTAAAGAAAAAATGAAGCTCATCGGGAAAGTCTCCATCCCTCCAGATGCCTTCATGTCTTTCCTCAATGTGGACGGTGACCGAAGCTGA
- a CDS encoding phosphoribosylaminoimidazolesuccinocarboxamide synthase: METGRMLYEGKAKKLYETDDPGLLYLTYKDSLTAFNAKKKAEMAGKGELNNNISAWIFTYLKDRGVESHFIKRIDDLSQTVRPVTIVPLEVVVRNVTAGSICRRLGVPQGTPLPRPLVELYYKNDDLDDPLVLEDHALLFGWADEADLKKIKRLALQVNELLIELFSSLDIDLVDFKLEFGKDRDGRLILADEISPDTCRFWEKGTQNSLDKDRFREDLGDVLGAYREIWRRLSKRGR, from the coding sequence ATGGAGACGGGCCGCATGTTATACGAGGGCAAGGCGAAAAAACTGTATGAGACCGACGATCCGGGGCTTCTGTACCTGACGTACAAGGACTCTCTGACCGCATTCAACGCCAAAAAGAAGGCCGAGATGGCCGGTAAAGGAGAACTCAACAATAACATCAGCGCGTGGATATTCACATACCTGAAGGATCGAGGTGTTGAAAGTCACTTCATCAAACGAATCGATGATCTGTCCCAGACAGTGCGTCCCGTGACCATCGTGCCGTTGGAGGTGGTGGTTCGGAACGTGACTGCTGGATCCATCTGTCGAAGGCTTGGTGTACCGCAAGGCACTCCCCTTCCTCGCCCCCTGGTCGAACTGTATTACAAGAACGATGATCTGGACGACCCCTTGGTTCTGGAGGATCACGCCCTGCTTTTCGGATGGGCCGATGAGGCTGACTTGAAAAAGATCAAGAGACTGGCTCTTCAGGTCAACGAGCTTCTGATAGAACTATTTTCGTCACTTGACATCGATTTGGTGGACTTTAAGCTGGAATTTGGGAAAGATCGGGACGGACGACTTATTCTCGCCGACGAAATTTCACCAGACACATGCCGTTTCTGGGAAAAGGGCACACAGAACAGTTTGGACAAGGACAGATTCCGAGAGGACCTGGGCGACGTCCTGGGAGCCTATCGTGAGATATGGCGTCGTCTGTCCAAGAGGGGGAGATAA
- the yedF gene encoding sulfurtransferase-like selenium metabolism protein YedF: protein MQIVDTRGKPCPEPVILTKKAIERNRENLRVIVDNPVAGQNVSRLLKSKGFNISLEAENDLDIIITGTLPESTTIQESPPQPNPLTAQETTFSPRQSPSTTVLISRDVLGGTDRELGEVLIKGFLGSIHQVGSPLIPNTLALMNEGVRLALKDSSAWESLQELQSKGCRILVCGTCVNHFGVSDQVQVGEISNMFDIAEALLEADKTLTI, encoded by the coding sequence ATGCAGATCGTGGACACCAGAGGGAAACCCTGCCCTGAGCCGGTTATTCTAACCAAAAAAGCCATTGAGAGGAATCGAGAGAACCTTCGGGTCATCGTCGACAACCCTGTAGCAGGGCAAAACGTCTCCCGACTCCTTAAAAGCAAGGGCTTCAACATCTCCCTGGAGGCGGAGAACGATCTGGACATCATCATCACGGGGACCCTCCCTGAAAGTACAACCATCCAGGAGTCGCCTCCCCAACCCAACCCCCTGACGGCTCAGGAGACGACCTTCTCCCCAAGACAATCGCCCTCAACCACCGTCCTCATCTCCAGAGATGTCCTGGGAGGAACGGATCGGGAACTCGGGGAGGTCCTCATCAAGGGATTCCTTGGGAGCATCCACCAGGTCGGGTCCCCCCTGATTCCGAACACCCTGGCTCTCATGAATGAGGGAGTCCGACTGGCCCTGAAGGACAGCTCAGCTTGGGAAAGTCTTCAGGAGCTTCAGTCCAAAGGATGCCGAATCCTGGTCTGCGGGACCTGCGTCAATCACTTTGGGGTGTCTGATCAGGTACAGGTTGGTGAGATATCCAACATGTTTGACATCGCCGAAGCCCTTTTAGAAGCAGACAAGACTCTCACCATCTAG
- a CDS encoding 50S ribosomal protein L11 methyltransferase: protein MSETESYWWYITLKGPSGQGEVLRSLAEASGCIGSEEEDRSSSVSVELRAYYRSNHDLGDWMERLAPLVTEWPDISVHDMGKIENRQWYALSLEAFPPLNVGERFVVLAPWHRGKEPEDRIPLYINPGSAFGTGYHESTQNVLILMERYFRPGITVADIGCGSAILSIAAVKLGAETVYARDVDPSVMTEAVSNIALNDLDQRRILLEEGDLLDDFDHAVDLLVANILLDPLLNLIPRVASALKPSGIALFSGLTLSERERFEAGLSHVGLSIIDEVTSDQWLGLAVTQE from the coding sequence ATGTCAGAGACCGAGAGCTATTGGTGGTATATCACCCTGAAAGGGCCGTCTGGTCAGGGAGAAGTTCTCCGGTCCCTTGCCGAAGCATCGGGATGTATAGGTTCCGAAGAGGAAGATCGTTCGTCCTCCGTTTCGGTGGAGCTTCGGGCCTACTATCGAAGCAATCACGATCTGGGAGACTGGATGGAGCGACTGGCCCCTCTCGTCACTGAGTGGCCCGATATATCGGTCCATGATATGGGAAAAATCGAGAATCGCCAGTGGTACGCCCTCTCCTTGGAAGCCTTTCCTCCGTTGAATGTGGGAGAGCGATTTGTCGTGTTGGCTCCATGGCACAGGGGGAAAGAACCGGAGGATCGTATTCCACTGTACATCAATCCCGGCAGTGCCTTCGGAACGGGATATCACGAGAGTACCCAGAACGTGCTGATCCTGATGGAGCGCTATTTCAGGCCCGGTATCACTGTTGCCGATATCGGTTGCGGATCGGCCATCCTGTCCATCGCCGCTGTCAAGTTGGGGGCGGAGACTGTCTATGCCAGGGATGTAGATCCCTCGGTCATGACCGAAGCGGTGTCCAATATCGCTTTGAACGACCTGGACCAGCGACGGATCCTTTTGGAGGAGGGGGATCTGCTGGACGATTTTGATCATGCTGTGGATTTGTTGGTGGCCAACATTTTGCTCGATCCTCTTTTAAACTTGATTCCCCGCGTGGCATCGGCTCTTAAGCCGTCGGGGATAGCTCTGTTCTCCGGTTTGACATTGAGTGAGAGGGAGCGTTTTGAGGCGGGCCTGTCCCATGTAGGCCTTTCGATCATCGATGAGGTCACCAGCGATCAATGGCTGGGACTGGCGGTGACCCAGGAGTGA
- a CDS encoding coproporphyrinogen dehydrogenase, which yields MPSCLSSMWTVTEAEREGLKRPLSLYIHVPFCRSKCPYCAFPSDLCREGDMDAYLSVLERDLAAWRFRAGGPLRFRTIYIGGGTPTVLPPRRWVDLLKILDRYSHGSPEEFTVEANPESLSAEHLRLWQAWGVSRVSVGVQSLDDGILRWLGRIYNGNRARWALAMTVDAGFAVSADLMFGLAGQDLRLWHQDLSNVLSLGVSHLSVYQLTIESQSRWGDSPPEGMADGYGQYRWAQLYLSRCGLDQYEVASFALPGAASRHNLAYWRRENVIGVGPGAWGYLEGFRYANEPDLGRYVAALMEGLSTLAYSERLGGLAAASEAAILALRTVWGIDIHDYGLRFGSEALDRLEAALRAMPENCLRWSGQRVAFSAKGMRVANSLWEMLLWDE from the coding sequence ATGCCTTCATGTCTTTCCTCAATGTGGACGGTGACCGAAGCTGAGAGAGAGGGGCTGAAAAGGCCCCTCTCTCTTTATATCCATGTGCCGTTTTGTCGATCTAAATGTCCGTATTGTGCTTTCCCCAGCGACCTTTGTCGGGAAGGGGACATGGATGCCTACCTGTCAGTGTTGGAGAGGGACTTGGCAGCGTGGCGTTTCAGGGCAGGAGGCCCTCTTCGGTTTCGAACGATTTACATAGGAGGCGGAACTCCCACAGTTCTACCGCCTCGACGATGGGTTGATCTTCTGAAAATCCTTGATCGTTACAGCCACGGCTCTCCAGAAGAATTCACCGTGGAGGCGAATCCCGAGAGCCTGAGCGCTGAGCATCTTCGACTTTGGCAGGCATGGGGAGTCTCCCGAGTGAGCGTAGGAGTCCAAAGCCTGGACGACGGAATCCTTCGATGGCTGGGTCGGATCTACAATGGGAATAGAGCGCGGTGGGCTTTGGCCATGACGGTGGATGCTGGATTCGCTGTGAGTGCTGATCTTATGTTCGGTCTCGCAGGTCAGGATCTTCGACTGTGGCATCAGGACCTCTCGAACGTCCTCTCCTTGGGTGTCTCTCACCTGTCGGTATATCAGCTGACTATCGAGTCTCAATCCCGTTGGGGGGACTCCCCTCCTGAAGGGATGGCAGATGGGTACGGGCAGTATCGATGGGCTCAGTTGTATCTGTCACGTTGTGGTTTGGATCAATATGAGGTCGCCAGCTTTGCTCTGCCTGGGGCGGCGTCTCGTCATAATCTAGCGTACTGGCGGCGGGAGAACGTGATTGGTGTAGGGCCCGGTGCATGGGGGTATCTTGAGGGGTTTCGATATGCCAACGAGCCTGATCTGGGTCGATATGTCGCTGCCCTTATGGAGGGCCTTTCTACCTTGGCCTATAGCGAACGACTTGGCGGTCTTGCAGCAGCCTCGGAAGCGGCTATCCTGGCCCTTCGGACCGTCTGGGGAATCGATATACATGACTACGGTCTCAGGTTTGGCTCCGAGGCGTTGGATCGTTTGGAGGCTGCTCTGAGGGCTATGCCCGAGAATTGCCTGCGTTGGTCAGGGCAGAGGGTGGCCTTTTCGGCTAAAGGGATGAGGGTGGCTAACTCTTTGTGGGAGATGTTGCTGTGGGATGAATAG